A genome region from Bosea sp. BIWAKO-01 includes the following:
- a CDS encoding helix-turn-helix transcriptional regulator, with translation MATPTIDMDRLAMFDLVRTKDPGDISGKTQVTERSVKSSRVFTYQLQDRTLWGTRFDRPIFTLATRCSGSILASYADNSFAMDVSVDGDDGELYCFTSILSGHATLHRPMVGHGCGLAWRPGPGTTLSVSDSNARTNVFLKVSEMEGALEHLLDEHLRQPLNFEPTLDWNTGPAASLKRHLDFVIEEFQRADGIFANAVGLASLTDLLISLALRGAPHNHSGRLAITATSAVPAYIRRAEEFMRAHGTEPIRMGQVAAAAGCSRRTLEAVFNRFRDQTPLAALHRIRLDLVRDELANRSTEAVVSEVARRHGFTNLARFATAYRRRFGEAPKETARHTLKGRWRPG, from the coding sequence ATGGCCACGCCGACAATTGATATGGATCGCTTGGCGATGTTCGACCTCGTCAGAACGAAAGATCCGGGTGACATCAGCGGGAAGACGCAGGTAACGGAGCGCAGCGTTAAGTCCAGCCGCGTCTTCACGTATCAACTGCAGGATCGCACGTTATGGGGAACGCGGTTCGATCGGCCAATTTTCACTTTGGCGACACGCTGCTCAGGTTCGATCCTGGCGAGCTACGCTGACAACAGCTTCGCAATGGACGTTTCCGTCGATGGCGACGATGGCGAGCTCTATTGTTTCACGTCGATTCTGAGCGGCCATGCGACCTTGCACAGGCCCATGGTCGGCCACGGTTGCGGCCTCGCCTGGAGGCCTGGCCCGGGTACGACGCTATCCGTGAGCGACAGCAACGCGCGAACAAACGTCTTCTTGAAAGTGAGCGAGATGGAAGGCGCACTTGAACACTTGCTCGACGAGCATCTACGTCAGCCGCTTAATTTCGAACCAACGCTTGACTGGAACACCGGGCCGGCGGCGAGCCTCAAGCGTCATCTCGACTTTGTCATAGAGGAGTTTCAGCGAGCGGATGGCATCTTCGCGAACGCCGTTGGGCTCGCATCCCTGACCGATTTGCTCATCTCGCTCGCGCTCCGTGGCGCGCCGCATAATCACAGTGGTCGGCTCGCGATCACCGCTACAAGCGCAGTCCCGGCATATATCCGGCGAGCGGAAGAATTTATGCGTGCCCATGGCACAGAGCCGATCCGCATGGGGCAGGTTGCGGCTGCCGCCGGATGCAGCCGGCGAACGCTTGAGGCCGTGTTCAATCGTTTTCGCGACCAGACGCCGTTAGCCGCTCTCCATCGTATTCGACTCGACCTGGTAAGAGATGAACTGGCCAACCGCTCGACTGAGGCGGTTGTCAGCGAAGTTGCCCGCCGACACGGCTTCACGAATTTGGCGCGGTTTGCGACCGCATATCGCCGCCGGTTTGGTGAGGCCCCCAAAGAGACCGCTCGGCATACGCTCAAAGGGCGGTGGCGGCCGGGCTAG